The following proteins come from a genomic window of Sorghum bicolor cultivar BTx623 chromosome 3, Sorghum_bicolor_NCBIv3, whole genome shotgun sequence:
- the LOC8082471 gene encoding transcription repressor OFP14, with product MEDDRRRTRLRKSLQLYLSRTLKKIPPIHIPSSAISANITSAHLLSTCRFPRTPSLDLDGDHAANASADDNSKDQAATLSDVDRFLFDNFRSLYIHDNNDPSSSAGTSTSVVNETPPTTKTSSSSESALEDIKEARPGEEGGDSAAIVVFSMDPYTDFWRSMQNMIKMHHGCVCHPLDWDFLEELLFFYLQLNDKAVHKHILRAFADLTAGTHMASSTPGNDQWADKSLRSRKNH from the coding sequence ATGGAAGACGACAGGAGAAGAACCAGGCTGCGCAAATCCTTGCAGCTCTACCTCTCCAGGACGCTCAAGAAAATCCCTCCAATCCACATCCCCAGCTCAGCCATTTCGGCTAATATCACCAGCGCACACCTCCTCTCCACCTGCAGGTTCCCAAGAACACCGTCGCTGGACTTGGACGGCGACCACGCAGCCAACGCCAGTGCGGACGACAACAGCAAGGACCAGGCGGCGACGCTCTCCGACGTCGACCGCTTCCTCTTCGACAACTTCCGGTCCCTCTACATACATGACAACAACGATCCATCATCATCAGCAGGCACATCGACATCAGTCGTCAACGAGACACCACCAACAACGAAGACATCATCTTCCTCAGAATCAGCCTTAGAAGACATCAAAGAAGCTAGGCCAGGTGAGGAAGGCGGCGACAGCGCAGCCATAGTGGTGTTCTCCATGGACCCTTACACAGACTTCTGGAGATCCATGCAGAACATGATAAAGATGCACCATGGTTGCGTATGTCATCCATTGGATTGGGACTTCCTGGAGGAGCTGCTCTTTTTCTACCTGCAGTTGAATGACAAGGCTGTGCACAAGCACATTCTCAGAGCCTTTGCTGACCTGACTGCCGGAACTCATATGGCCAGTTCAACCCCTGGAAATGACCAGTGGGCGGACAAGAGCCTTAGAAGTCGAAAAAATCACTAG